The Primulina huaijiensis isolate GDHJ02 chromosome 10, ASM1229523v2, whole genome shotgun sequence region TACGTACATTTAACCCAACATTTAGAACACTAACCAGAAACATAAAATGCATGTCAGTTGATTGAAGTCCACAAAGTCTGATCCAAAAATCCTCAGCATTCAAAGTTGAGcaataaaaaagaataaatcaaaaaatTCATCACTGATGGAAGTTCAGACCGCCACCACCACCGCCGCCATGAGAAGGATCTTCCTAATCATCAACTGCATAATACTATCCGTCGGGAACTGCGGTGGCCCACTGATCATGCGCCTATACTTCATCCGCGGCGGCAAACGGATCTGGTTCTCCAGCTGGCTCGAAACCGGCGGGTGGCCGATTATCCTCATCCCCCTCCTCGTTTCCTACTTGCTCCGCCGCAGAAACAACCCCGGCACCGAGCTCTTCTTCATGAAACACCAAGTGTTCCTGGCGGCAGCGGTGATCGGAATCTTGACTGGCTTCGACGACTATCTTTACGCATACGGCATAGCGAAGCTTCCGGTGTCCACTTCCTCCCTGTTAATAGCCACTCAACTGGCCTTCACGGCGGCGTTTGCTTTCCTCCTCGTGAAGCAGAAGTTCACCGCGTACTCCATTAACTCTGTGGTCCTGCTTACGGTGGGGGCGGTGGTTTTGGGCCTTCACTCGAACGGTGATCGGCCACAGGGGGAGTCGGATAAGCAGTATTTTGAAGGGTTTTTCATGACGTTGGGTGCGGCGGCACTGTACGGCTTGATTCTGCCGATGGTGGAGCTGATGTATTTGAAGGCAGGACAGGCGTTAACATACACTCTTGTATTGGAGATTCAGATGGTGATGTGTTTTTTCGCCACCGCCTTCTGTACAGTGGGCATGCTCATCAACAAAGATTTCCAGGTAATAATTAATCTTACACGCAACACTTTCCATTATCATTTTGAGTTATACCAGTAAAAGGATTAATTGGTTCTAGatttttaattagtttaaaACTCTTATtcgatttatatttttatatatttcataaaaatttattagaatccaatgtaaatttttgtaataaagttttaaaaaacaatgttgtattcaaatttattttttaaaactttgcaAAATTTTATAGGTATTCAAAATATCACTAGATTTTTAATAACCGCATCAAATTCTATTAAGTATAAGAATTAAAGTCTAAGGTGTCATTATAGaatgtcaaaaaatatttttgattcaaCGTAAAGATTTAGATGTACATTTAATTGAGAAATCTCTCACATTAACCTACTaactttcatttcttttaaaaataatatcaatacaaacactaaattttcattcttttttcttccatatatattttttatttagatattttaaaaacatattttttttattgctaccaataatttaaaatcaaaattattaactcgttcattttattttttgagttttagtcacgaaatatcttaaaatttaaaattatatttatttaaaaatttatgacactacattacattattttattggcttgtaatttgaaaataataaatatttttaataagtaaattttaatttttttattaattattatataatatttgacgtttaactttttttatatttttatttaatttatatattaattttgattatgattgtgaataaattttttattaattagaatatatatatatatatatattaaaattttataaaattatactaattacaaatattttaacataattattatttattttcaaatataaataattttcttatttattttttgtttgatatattgtcaaaaataaattttatatattttttatacaaaaatttatttaaaatgaatgaaattattttaattttgtttattaatattgaaatttattgtcacgtattttttaaaaaatattaattaattaaataatcatgTTGAATTGACTTGAATAATTGaagtttaattaaaattaattagtaCTAACTTATTTATTGTCTTtcgtaaattaaatcaataagtaaaaaacattatattgagatataaaaatatttgaaataaataaaaattattcacgTTCAACTGTTATATCGAGAGATAAATGTTTATAATGCTAAAATTGAAATGAATtaacatcaaatttaataaaatcaatcaataacTA contains the following coding sequences:
- the LOC140985679 gene encoding purine permease 3-like; the encoded protein is MEVQTATTTAAMRRIFLIINCIILSVGNCGGPLIMRLYFIRGGKRIWFSSWLETGGWPIILIPLLVSYLLRRRNNPGTELFFMKHQVFLAAAVIGILTGFDDYLYAYGIAKLPVSTSSLLIATQLAFTAAFAFLLVKQKFTAYSINSVVLLTVGAVVLGLHSNGDRPQGESDKQYFEGFFMTLGAAALYGLILPMVELMYLKAGQALTYTLVLEIQMVMCFFATAFCTVGMLINKDFQAIPREAKEYELGEAKYYLVVVWSAVIWQCFFLGAIGIIFYSSSLLSGIVITVLLPVTELLAVIFYHEKFQSEKGVSLFLSLWGFISYFLGEKAKMSKEKKKKNNEMITESEMSTHHQQSVATP